One window of uncultured Trichococcus sp. genomic DNA carries:
- a CDS encoding LytTR family transcriptional regulator DNA-binding domain-containing protein, which yields MRVLIVDDEPLARDELAYLLGQCEGVSAVAQADSIEEALGTMLEEPVDLIFLDIHLTNESGLSLAGKINKLKKPPLIIFATAYDDYAVKAFELNATDYVLKPFELERIQQAVKKAYGQYQKGQIKELESPKQNDAGFQVLPIQMDERIYMLQVPEIIAIGVENGETTIYTKNMTYIIHEPLSALERKIGGHPFLRVHRAFLINLKEIKEIQPWFNHTFQLTMSNGLKVPVSRSYMKDFKEKVGI from the coding sequence TTGCGGGTATTGATTGTGGATGACGAACCATTGGCAAGGGATGAATTGGCTTACTTGCTGGGGCAATGCGAAGGCGTGAGCGCCGTCGCTCAAGCGGATTCGATCGAAGAAGCGCTCGGGACGATGCTGGAGGAGCCGGTGGACCTGATTTTCTTGGATATTCACCTGACGAATGAGAGCGGCCTCTCGCTGGCCGGCAAAATCAACAAACTGAAGAAACCGCCGCTGATCATTTTTGCTACGGCCTATGACGATTATGCCGTCAAAGCGTTCGAACTGAATGCGACCGATTATGTCCTGAAGCCTTTCGAACTGGAACGGATCCAGCAAGCGGTCAAAAAAGCCTACGGACAGTACCAAAAGGGGCAGATCAAGGAGCTGGAATCACCGAAACAGAATGATGCAGGATTTCAGGTCTTGCCCATCCAGATGGATGAACGGATCTATATGCTGCAAGTCCCGGAAATCATCGCCATCGGAGTCGAGAACGGCGAAACGACCATCTATACGAAAAATATGACCTACATCATTCACGAGCCGCTCAGCGCGCTCGAAAGAAAAATCGGCGGACATCCTTTCCTGAGGGTTCACCGCGCCTTTCTCATCAATCTGAAGGAAATAAAGGAAATCCAACCATGGTTCAACCATACTTTCCAACTGACGATGAGCAACGGCTTGAAAGTACCCGTCAGCCGTTCTTATATGAAGGACTTCAAAGAAAAAGTAGGCATCTGA
- a CDS encoding sensor histidine kinase: MFNLFILILERVGLIIILAYLLMNIHYFRDKLGERQRLSTKLTLIIVFGIFAVISNYTGVEISHDQIISDQVLMKLSEGASLANTRVLTIGVAGLIGGPLVGTSVGIISGIIRFFQGGEEAYIYVISSILIGIISGLYGAKTMRKNAYPTIKAGFMIGAITEGVQMLSILVLSRNLQAAWDLVTFIAFPMILVNSMGTGIFLSIIGSTLRQVEQTKAVQTHDVLQLANRTMPYFRSGMNEASCTEAAKIIQQLMKVSAVSITNTDRILAYVGAASDHHIASNEILTELSKEVLRTGEIREVHSHDEIGCNHPGCPLQAALVIPLKAKGKTIGTLKLYFTDATKLTFVERQLAEGLGNIFSSQIELGEIELQSKLLQDAEIKSLQAQVNPHFFFNAINTVSALIRVDSEQARRLLIQLSNFFRANLQGARTNLIPLLKELTQVEAYRSLEQARFPDRYQVDIAVEEGMEDVLLPPFLIQILLENAFKHAFGSRKTDNRVWIDVRSSPDGVFISVRDNGEGIDSERLEKLGKEAVSSLEGTGSALENLNKRLISLFGEAAKLHFVSSPTGTTVYCTVPYQEREG, encoded by the coding sequence ATGTTTAATCTATTCATTTTGATATTGGAGCGGGTAGGGCTGATCATCATTTTGGCCTACCTGCTGATGAATATCCATTATTTCAGGGACAAATTGGGTGAACGCCAACGACTGAGCACCAAATTGACGCTTATTATCGTATTCGGCATCTTCGCGGTCATCTCGAACTACACAGGCGTTGAAATCAGTCATGATCAAATCATATCCGATCAAGTGCTGATGAAGCTATCGGAAGGCGCATCCTTGGCGAACACAAGGGTGCTCACGATCGGCGTTGCCGGCTTGATCGGCGGGCCGTTGGTCGGTACATCCGTCGGCATCATCTCGGGCATTATCCGTTTCTTCCAAGGCGGGGAAGAGGCCTATATTTATGTGATTTCTTCCATCCTGATCGGGATCATATCCGGTCTGTACGGCGCAAAAACGATGCGGAAAAATGCCTATCCGACGATAAAGGCAGGTTTTATGATCGGGGCCATAACGGAAGGCGTCCAGATGCTCAGCATCCTGGTGTTGAGCCGGAATCTTCAGGCTGCCTGGGATCTGGTGACGTTCATCGCTTTCCCGATGATCCTAGTCAACAGCATGGGGACCGGCATTTTTCTTTCCATCATCGGCTCCACGCTGCGCCAAGTCGAACAGACGAAAGCGGTGCAGACGCATGATGTGCTGCAGTTGGCGAACCGAACGATGCCTTATTTCCGTTCCGGCATGAACGAGGCCTCGTGCACAGAAGCAGCAAAAATCATCCAACAGTTGATGAAAGTGTCCGCCGTCAGCATCACGAACACCGACCGGATTTTGGCCTATGTCGGTGCGGCCAGCGATCACCACATCGCCTCCAACGAAATCTTGACCGAATTGTCCAAAGAAGTGCTGCGGACTGGGGAAATCAGGGAAGTGCATTCCCACGACGAAATCGGCTGCAACCACCCGGGCTGCCCTTTGCAAGCAGCGCTCGTCATCCCGCTGAAAGCGAAAGGGAAAACGATCGGCACTTTGAAACTGTACTTTACGGATGCCACGAAATTGACATTTGTCGAAAGGCAATTGGCGGAGGGGCTCGGCAATATCTTCTCCAGCCAGATCGAATTGGGCGAAATCGAACTCCAAAGCAAGCTGCTGCAGGATGCCGAAATCAAGTCCTTGCAGGCGCAAGTGAATCCGCATTTCTTCTTCAATGCCATCAATACCGTTTCGGCCTTGATCCGGGTCGACAGCGAACAGGCGCGCAGGCTGCTGATCCAACTCAGCAATTTTTTCCGTGCCAATCTCCAGGGTGCCCGCACCAACCTGATTCCGTTGCTGAAGGAACTCACGCAAGTGGAAGCCTATCGTTCGCTCGAGCAGGCCCGTTTCCCTGACCGCTACCAAGTCGACATTGCCGTCGAGGAAGGCATGGAAGACGTACTGTTGCCGCCCTTCCTGATCCAGATTCTGCTGGAGAATGCGTTCAAGCATGCTTTCGGCAGCCGGAAAACCGATAACCGGGTATGGATCGACGTGAGAAGCAGTCCTGATGGGGTGTTCATTTCCGTCCGGGACAATGGGGAAGGCATCGATTCCGAGCGTCTGGAGAAATTGGGCAAAGAAGCCGTGTCGTCGCTGGAAGGCACAGGATCGGCATTGGAGAACTTGAATAAACGGCTGATCAGCCTGTTCGGCGAAGCGGCCAAACTGCATTTTGTGTCTTCACCAACAGGAACGACGGTCTATTGCACGGTGCCTTATCAAGAAAGGGAGGGATGA
- a CDS encoding thioredoxin family protein, producing MFYPNNFQQATSIEEIRHFIADNKLAFVYISRTNCGVCHVVQPQVQEMLEEFPTIKAIQANADDIPEVAGEFTVFTVPALLLFVEGKEMIREARFVVMDELHRQFQRIADNF from the coding sequence GTGTTTTATCCAAATAATTTTCAACAAGCAACATCAATAGAAGAAATCCGGCACTTCATCGCTGATAACAAATTGGCGTTTGTTTATATTTCCCGGACGAACTGCGGCGTCTGCCATGTGGTCCAACCGCAAGTTCAGGAGATGCTGGAAGAATTCCCGACTATCAAAGCGATCCAAGCGAACGCCGATGATATCCCGGAAGTAGCGGGCGAATTCACCGTCTTCACCGTTCCGGCATTGTTGCTGTTCGTTGAAGGCAAAGAGATGATCCGTGAAGCCCGCTTTGTGGTGATGGACGAGCTGCATCGCCAATTCCAAAGGATTGCGGATAATTTCTGA
- a CDS encoding plasmid pRiA4b ORF-3 family protein gives MMFELRITLIDVGIPVWRDIQLDDDTTFSDLHFILQSAFNWSDLHPHTFRFAQPHKEALGEADRLRDHIQGKDDKIIYTYNMEENWEHEIVLQKAFEAKDDVLYPRCVRAENLAPEEDHTRLDITDGTLDLAYTDSGEIMTAINEELAFLNVSSFGEALPGLDEDEWVALDDDEDEWEDDGGHL, from the coding sequence ATGATGTTCGAACTCAGGATTACGCTTATAGATGTCGGCATACCGGTCTGGCGGGATATACAATTGGATGACGACACCACTTTCTCCGATCTGCATTTCATTCTCCAAAGTGCATTCAATTGGTCCGATCTCCACCCGCATACTTTCCGGTTTGCCCAGCCGCATAAAGAAGCGTTGGGTGAGGCCGATCGCTTGCGGGACCACATCCAAGGAAAAGACGATAAAATCATTTACACGTACAATATGGAAGAAAACTGGGAGCATGAAATCGTCCTGCAAAAAGCCTTTGAAGCGAAGGATGACGTGCTCTATCCCCGTTGCGTGCGTGCCGAGAATCTGGCGCCCGAGGAAGACCATACCCGCCTGGACATCACGGACGGTACACTGGACCTAGCGTATACAGATTCCGGGGAAATCATGACTGCCATCAATGAGGAATTGGCCTTCCTGAACGTCAGCAGTTTCGGCGAAGCATTGCCTGGTCTTGATGAGGATGAGTGGGTAGCTTTGGACGATGACGAAGATGAATGGGAAGATGACGGCGGCCATCTGTAA
- a CDS encoding OFA family MFS transporter, giving the protein MKKEINRWAVLVSSMGILMCTGAVYAFSVLAGPLSAARGWTMAEVMVAFAINAALGPIPMILGGFLTDKGWSKWSTMAGAVLFGVGFALAGTATTLTELYVYYGLMAGFGQGFAYSGCLSNTIRFFPDKKGLASGLITAGMGGAAIIAAPIANQLIQSIGVAHTFVRMGIAYAIISFTCSLFIKVAPKDYMPKNMNAAATAAANKPVVNKNWKEMLQDPKFYMIILMFAMGAFSGLMIASNASPIGQSMFGLSAAAAAVYVSVYSLSNTMGRVVWGAVSDKLGQPTTISIMYSVIILTFLILIFVKSMFGFTVGIVGLGLCFGGVMGVFPSLVMDNFGPKFQGVNYGIVFIGYSTSAFVAPKVTAGIAAANNGDFTKAFYVAIVVAAAGLILDLVYKKKTATKAITETVQ; this is encoded by the coding sequence ATGAAAAAGGAAATTAATCGTTGGGCTGTCTTGGTCAGCTCTATGGGTATCTTGATGTGTACGGGTGCAGTTTATGCTTTCAGCGTATTGGCAGGACCGTTATCTGCCGCAAGAGGCTGGACAATGGCTGAGGTCATGGTAGCCTTCGCGATCAACGCGGCTTTGGGGCCGATTCCGATGATCTTGGGCGGCTTCTTGACCGACAAAGGTTGGTCGAAATGGAGCACGATGGCTGGAGCGGTATTGTTCGGTGTCGGTTTTGCTTTGGCTGGTACAGCTACGACTTTGACGGAATTGTACGTGTATTATGGTTTGATGGCCGGTTTCGGACAAGGCTTCGCTTACTCAGGCTGCCTAAGCAACACGATCCGTTTCTTCCCGGATAAAAAAGGGTTGGCTTCCGGCTTGATCACAGCAGGTATGGGCGGAGCGGCCATCATCGCAGCGCCGATCGCGAACCAATTGATCCAAAGTATCGGCGTTGCCCACACTTTCGTGCGGATGGGTATCGCTTATGCTATCATCAGCTTCACTTGCAGTCTCTTCATCAAGGTTGCTCCGAAAGATTATATGCCAAAAAATATGAACGCGGCAGCAACTGCAGCAGCGAATAAACCGGTCGTAAACAAGAACTGGAAAGAAATGCTGCAGGATCCAAAATTCTATATGATCATCCTGATGTTCGCCATGGGTGCTTTCTCAGGCTTGATGATCGCTTCAAACGCTTCACCGATCGGACAATCGATGTTCGGCCTGTCAGCAGCAGCGGCAGCTGTTTATGTCAGTGTCTACTCTTTAAGCAATACGATGGGCCGTGTTGTCTGGGGTGCTGTTTCGGACAAATTGGGTCAACCAACGACTATCAGTATCATGTACAGTGTCATCATTCTTACTTTCTTGATCCTTATTTTCGTCAAATCAATGTTCGGATTTACAGTAGGGATCGTTGGTTTAGGCTTATGCTTCGGCGGTGTGATGGGCGTGTTCCCATCGTTGGTCATGGATAACTTCGGACCGAAATTCCAAGGCGTCAACTACGGCATCGTGTTCATCGGATACTCGACATCCGCTTTCGTAGCGCCTAAAGTGACAGCAGGAATCGCTGCTGCGAACAACGGTGACTTCACCAAAGCTTTCTATGTCGCTATCGTGGTTGCGGCTGCAGGTCTGATCCTGGATCTTGTCTACAAGAAGAAAACAGCAACTAAAGCAATCACAGAAACTGTTCAATAA
- a CDS encoding acyl CoA:acetate/3-ketoacid CoA transferase: protein MTKVITAAEAAKLIKDNSTVALTGFGLACVNEEMAISIEDRFKAEGHPNNLTVIHASAVGDRRTKGMSHLAHEGLIKRWIGGIVSASPQISDLIVENKCEAYNLPQGVITQLYREIAAKRPGLFTKVGMRTFVDPRLEGGKLSPRTTEDIVKVVEIENEEWLFYPTFPINVGLIRGTVADEKGNLTLEKEGLHMEVLPVAQAVKNSGGIVIAQVETLAAAGTLHPKDVKVPGIMVDYIVVAQPGNQFQTENTEYNPAFSGDTKVPLDAVTALPLDARKVIARRAAMELVPSAVLNLGVGIPVNVATVGAEEGISDQLVLTTEAGSIGGVPAGLKDFGHAFNSEAIMDHHAQFDFYDGGGLDLSVLGLAQTDACGNVNVSKFGNRVAGCGGFINISQAAKKLVFAGTFTAGGLQQEVKDGRLTIIQEGKAKKFVAEVEQVTFSGEYASEVEQEVLYVTERAVFDLEKGKLRLIEIAPGVDLEKDILGQMGFKPVIADDLKVMNEGMFRENWGELKNIVMANGK from the coding sequence ATGACAAAAGTAATCACAGCTGCGGAAGCGGCAAAATTGATCAAAGACAACAGCACAGTCGCGTTGACCGGATTCGGTTTGGCCTGTGTGAACGAAGAAATGGCCATTTCCATCGAAGACCGCTTTAAAGCGGAAGGCCATCCGAACAATCTGACAGTCATCCATGCGAGTGCAGTAGGGGATCGCCGCACGAAAGGGATGAGCCATCTGGCGCACGAAGGTCTGATCAAACGTTGGATCGGCGGTATCGTCAGTGCTTCTCCGCAAATCAGTGATCTGATCGTCGAAAACAAATGCGAAGCCTACAACCTTCCGCAAGGGGTCATCACCCAACTGTACCGTGAAATCGCCGCAAAACGTCCGGGCTTGTTCACTAAAGTCGGCATGCGCACCTTTGTCGATCCGCGTCTGGAAGGCGGCAAGCTTTCCCCGCGCACGACCGAGGACATCGTCAAAGTGGTTGAAATCGAAAACGAAGAATGGCTGTTCTATCCTACTTTCCCGATCAATGTCGGTCTGATCCGCGGAACGGTAGCCGATGAAAAAGGCAACTTGACGCTTGAAAAAGAAGGCTTGCACATGGAAGTCCTTCCGGTAGCTCAAGCAGTAAAAAATTCCGGCGGTATCGTGATCGCTCAGGTGGAAACGTTGGCGGCTGCAGGCACGCTGCATCCTAAAGACGTAAAAGTACCGGGCATCATGGTCGACTACATTGTCGTGGCACAACCAGGCAATCAGTTCCAAACGGAAAACACTGAGTACAATCCGGCTTTCTCCGGCGACACAAAAGTACCGTTGGATGCTGTAACGGCCCTTCCGTTGGATGCGCGCAAGGTAATCGCCCGTCGTGCTGCGATGGAGTTGGTTCCGTCCGCTGTCTTGAACCTTGGCGTAGGAATTCCGGTCAATGTTGCGACAGTCGGTGCCGAAGAAGGCATCAGCGATCAGTTGGTATTGACGACCGAAGCAGGATCAATCGGCGGCGTTCCGGCAGGCTTGAAAGATTTCGGACATGCCTTCAACAGCGAAGCGATCATGGATCACCATGCGCAATTCGACTTCTACGATGGCGGCGGCTTGGACTTATCCGTATTAGGACTGGCCCAGACCGATGCCTGCGGAAACGTGAATGTATCCAAGTTCGGCAACCGCGTCGCTGGTTGCGGCGGATTCATCAATATTTCTCAAGCTGCCAAAAAATTGGTGTTCGCAGGAACCTTCACTGCCGGCGGTTTGCAGCAGGAAGTCAAAGATGGCCGTCTGACGATTATCCAGGAAGGCAAAGCGAAGAAATTCGTAGCTGAAGTCGAACAAGTGACTTTCAGCGGGGAATATGCGTCCGAAGTGGAGCAGGAAGTATTGTATGTGACCGAACGTGCGGTATTCGACCTTGAGAAAGGCAAATTGCGCCTGATCGAAATCGCGCCTGGCGTCGATCTTGAAAAAGACATTTTGGGACAAATGGGCTTCAAACCGGTCATTGCCGATGATCTGAAAGTAATGAACGAAGGCATGTTCCGCGAAAATTGGGGAGAACTAAAAAACATCGTCATGGCGAATGGAAAATAA
- a CDS encoding nitronate monooxygenase: MTTICEMLGIKYPIFQGAMARIATADIASAVSNAGGLGIIASGGMTADQLRAEIQKCKSMTDKPFAVNLMLMMRNCPELVDVVIEEGVKIVTTGAGTPKPFMPKFKEAGIKVIPVVASVKHAQKMEALGADAIVAEGTEAGGHVGETTTMCLIPQVVSAVNIPVLGAGGVGDGRGVVAMYAMGAQGIQVGTLFLSAEECPVPATFKQAVLDADDTATVVTGRRNGAPVRSIKNKMLAKFQELENNNASRDELEELSLGSLSKAVYEGDVENGSVMAGQITGMVHDIRPAKEIIETLFKDAEAIAGSLKIAY; encoded by the coding sequence ATGACAACAATATGCGAAATGCTAGGAATAAAATATCCTATTTTTCAAGGAGCGATGGCACGGATCGCAACGGCTGATATCGCTTCTGCCGTTTCGAATGCAGGCGGACTCGGCATCATCGCTTCAGGCGGAATGACAGCAGATCAACTGCGTGCAGAGATCCAAAAATGTAAATCCATGACGGACAAGCCATTTGCCGTCAACTTGATGTTGATGATGCGCAACTGCCCGGAATTGGTGGATGTCGTGATCGAAGAAGGCGTCAAAATTGTCACAACTGGAGCAGGCACACCGAAACCGTTCATGCCGAAATTCAAAGAAGCCGGCATCAAAGTCATTCCGGTGGTAGCTTCCGTGAAGCATGCACAAAAAATGGAAGCTTTGGGCGCGGATGCAATCGTAGCTGAAGGAACAGAAGCGGGCGGACACGTCGGCGAAACAACGACCATGTGTTTGATTCCGCAAGTTGTCAGTGCAGTGAACATCCCCGTATTGGGAGCCGGCGGAGTCGGTGACGGTCGCGGCGTCGTTGCGATGTATGCAATGGGCGCGCAAGGAATTCAAGTCGGAACACTGTTCTTGTCTGCTGAAGAATGCCCGGTTCCGGCTACGTTCAAACAAGCGGTACTGGATGCCGATGATACAGCTACGGTCGTCACTGGACGCCGCAACGGAGCGCCTGTGCGTTCCATCAAGAATAAAATGCTTGCGAAGTTCCAGGAATTGGAAAACAACAATGCATCACGCGATGAATTGGAAGAATTGTCGTTGGGTTCATTGAGCAAGGCCGTATACGAAGGCGATGTCGAGAACGGATCGGTCATGGCCGGCCAAATCACCGGTATGGTTCACGATATCCGTCCAGCCAAAGAAATCATCGAAACGTTGTTCAAGGATGCTGAAGCAATCGCAGGATCATTGAAGATCGCTTATTAA
- a CDS encoding LysR family transcriptional regulator: MMQQTTIIAYLDAIVSEGTFTQAAKSLYISQPYLSKTITKLEEELQTKLVERNRTPMELTYAGERFLTHMKKMQNQYEDMVNELTLITNLKYGRIRIGVHPIMGSFLLPLILPKFHEKYPGIVLKIMEQDAKTTEMDLLENKVDLYLGMLPIHNEQLSYTMLADDKWCVIVPDTSPLYQPGLKEIEKFPYPLNLLKNEKYVLTTSQSGIRKQANEFLKHLDIKADVVMESQNISTAAALARKGMGLTFLPKSALNNSELMDSYNIFYIETSIVRTRYFIAYSKEKTLSSVDLAMIDMAKELMKVYSDSI; this comes from the coding sequence ATGATGCAACAGACCACTATCATTGCCTATCTGGATGCCATCGTCAGTGAAGGAACCTTCACGCAGGCGGCGAAATCTCTATATATTTCTCAACCCTACCTCAGCAAAACCATCACAAAACTGGAAGAGGAACTCCAAACCAAATTAGTCGAGCGCAATCGGACTCCGATGGAATTGACCTATGCCGGCGAAAGGTTCCTGACGCACATGAAAAAGATGCAGAACCAATACGAAGATATGGTCAACGAATTGACCCTGATCACAAACCTGAAGTACGGCCGGATCCGCATCGGTGTCCATCCGATCATGGGGTCCTTTCTGCTTCCGCTGATCCTACCGAAATTCCATGAAAAGTATCCCGGAATCGTCCTGAAAATCATGGAACAGGACGCCAAAACGACGGAAATGGACCTGTTGGAAAACAAAGTCGATCTGTACTTGGGCATGCTGCCGATCCATAACGAACAGCTTTCCTACACTATGCTTGCGGATGACAAATGGTGCGTCATCGTCCCAGACACGAGCCCGCTGTATCAGCCCGGCTTGAAGGAGATCGAAAAGTTCCCTTATCCTTTGAACCTGTTGAAGAACGAAAAGTATGTGCTGACCACTTCTCAATCCGGGATCCGCAAGCAGGCCAATGAATTCCTGAAGCATCTGGACATAAAGGCCGATGTCGTCATGGAATCGCAGAACATCTCAACCGCAGCGGCCCTTGCCAGAAAGGGTATGGGGCTGACTTTTCTGCCGAAGAGTGCGCTCAACAACAGTGAATTGATGGACAGCTACAATATTTTCTATATCGAAACCAGCATCGTCCGCACCCGCTACTTCATTGCCTACAGCAAAGAAAAGACCCTTTCCTCCGTCGACCTGGCCATGATCGATATGGCGAAAGAATTGATGAAAGTCTACAGCGACTCGATCTGA
- a CDS encoding OsmC family protein, translating to MTETKLSKLRITGQSLQGITTTVKVRNLPEFFVDESERMGGDNKGPNPLEYLLGSLAGCTSIIAYYVAEQQGLSYRGLTFTVEGTFDPRGFAGEDDIRTYFQEVVLVNHIDTDETDEAIEKLAAEVERRCPVYNLMLDAGVDMSTQWIRTN from the coding sequence ATGACAGAAACAAAATTATCGAAACTGAGAATCACTGGCCAATCACTTCAAGGCATCACCACTACGGTAAAAGTCCGTAACCTGCCTGAATTTTTTGTGGATGAATCGGAGCGGATGGGCGGCGACAACAAAGGACCGAATCCGCTGGAGTATCTTTTGGGTTCGTTGGCAGGCTGCACCTCGATCATTGCCTACTATGTTGCCGAACAGCAAGGCCTCTCCTACAGAGGTCTGACGTTCACCGTCGAAGGAACCTTTGATCCGCGCGGGTTTGCCGGAGAAGATGATATCCGCACCTACTTCCAGGAAGTCGTACTCGTGAACCATATCGATACCGACGAGACCGATGAAGCCATCGAAAAGCTGGCTGCAGAAGTCGAAAGACGATGCCCCGTTTACAACCTCATGCTGGATGCGGGGGTCGACATGTCGACCCAATGGATCCGAACCAACTAG
- a CDS encoding MerR family transcriptional regulator translates to MNIKKASEETGVSADTIRYYERIGLIPPIKRNENGVREFDEEDLKWIVFSRQMRNAGLSIESLIEYLALFRSGEETVPARMDLLVEQQRELQERIDVMQQAMERLTFKIENYTSHMVPSENKLREFK, encoded by the coding sequence ATCAACATAAAGAAAGCCAGCGAAGAAACGGGTGTATCGGCTGATACGATCCGCTACTATGAGCGGATCGGGCTGATTCCGCCGATAAAAAGGAATGAAAACGGAGTCCGTGAATTCGACGAAGAAGATCTGAAGTGGATCGTCTTCAGTCGCCAGATGCGCAATGCAGGCTTATCGATCGAATCCTTGATCGAATATCTTGCGCTTTTCCGCAGCGGAGAAGAGACCGTTCCGGCGCGGATGGATCTGTTGGTCGAACAACAGCGCGAACTGCAGGAACGGATCGATGTGATGCAGCAAGCAATGGAACGGCTGACGTTCAAAATCGAAAATTACACGAGCCACATGGTTCCGAGCGAAAACAAGCTGAGAGAGTTCAAATGA
- a CDS encoding HAD family hydrolase gives MIKLILTDMDGTFLNSQGDFNRELFKQAKRMMTEKGVIFAPCTGKQSERVEEIFGEDAADFWILGDSASRIKRNGTVVYESLLENGIGRAILHELEEMRLGHTLIACTKEAAMIKDDLSPEESAAVRKSYKKVITVADFGSIKDDFIKITVRDMQERCIGTAEKLAAFRDRAHIVASEKAWLDITDLNVHKGSTVAHLQELLQVTPEETMVFGDGMNDVEMMKSGRYSFAVRNAYPIIKDTAAFITGRSNDEDAVSHTILQLLALQG, from the coding sequence ATGATCAAATTGATTTTGACGGATATGGACGGTACTTTCCTGAACAGTCAAGGGGATTTCAACAGGGAACTTTTCAAGCAAGCCAAGCGGATGATGACGGAAAAAGGAGTCATCTTCGCGCCTTGTACAGGCAAGCAGAGTGAGCGCGTCGAAGAAATATTCGGTGAGGATGCTGCTGATTTTTGGATTCTCGGGGACAGTGCTTCGCGGATCAAACGCAACGGCACAGTCGTCTACGAATCTTTATTGGAGAACGGAATCGGCCGTGCCATTCTGCACGAACTGGAGGAGATGCGGCTTGGACATACCTTGATCGCCTGCACGAAAGAAGCCGCCATGATCAAAGATGATCTGTCACCGGAGGAATCCGCAGCTGTCAGGAAATCGTACAAGAAAGTGATCACGGTGGCGGACTTCGGATCCATCAAGGACGATTTCATCAAAATAACGGTCCGCGATATGCAGGAACGCTGCATCGGGACCGCTGAAAAATTGGCTGCTTTTCGCGACCGGGCGCACATCGTCGCTTCAGAGAAAGCCTGGTTGGACATCACCGACCTGAATGTGCATAAAGGGAGTACGGTCGCCCATCTGCAGGAACTGCTGCAGGTCACCCCGGAAGAAACGATGGTGTTCGGGGACGGAATGAATGATGTCGAAATGATGAAGAGCGGAAGATACAGTTTCGCTGTGCGGAACGCTTATCCGATCATCAAGGATACGGCGGCATTCATCACGGGAAGGTCGAATGATGAGGACGCGGTGTCGCATACGATTCTGCAGTTGCTTGCGTTGCAAGGGTAA
- the corA gene encoding magnesium/cobalt transporter CorA translates to MITVIGVTADNLVHTDIDLDTTDLSSYKWIWADFNEPSATEVKHLEKTFHFHPLAIEDCLQILQRPKLDYYEDYTFYVTHHVREEERDLFKEELDFFVGETLIVTFQRSPSKEVAYIQKRLSAHQNAENWDPYFIFYRILDQIVDNYFPLIHAIEDRLVQLEEDNLNKTTAAFIPELMESRHLLLGLLQTVNPMRDLLYRMLNSQHLKGIRERRSYFSDIHDDLLKVSEMITSNREVTADMRDSYLSLNSHQTNNVMKVLTIITSIFSPLTLIAGIYGMNFENMPELTWKYGYFLAIGLMFGIGLAMYRWFKKSGWF, encoded by the coding sequence ATGATAACGGTCATCGGCGTCACAGCTGACAATCTCGTCCACACAGACATCGATTTGGATACAACCGACCTGTCGTCCTACAAATGGATCTGGGCCGACTTCAATGAGCCCAGCGCAACCGAAGTAAAACATCTGGAAAAAACTTTTCATTTCCATCCACTCGCTATCGAAGACTGCCTGCAAATACTGCAGCGTCCGAAGCTGGACTATTATGAAGATTACACATTTTATGTGACACACCATGTTCGTGAAGAAGAACGGGACCTCTTCAAAGAAGAATTGGATTTCTTTGTCGGTGAAACGCTCATCGTCACTTTTCAGCGTTCCCCCTCGAAAGAGGTCGCTTATATCCAGAAACGCTTGTCGGCTCACCAAAATGCCGAAAACTGGGACCCATACTTTATTTTTTACAGAATCCTTGATCAAATCGTGGACAATTATTTCCCTTTGATCCACGCCATCGAAGACAGACTTGTGCAACTGGAAGAGGACAACCTGAATAAAACGACCGCCGCCTTCATACCTGAATTGATGGAGTCCCGGCATCTCCTCTTGGGTCTTCTGCAGACCGTCAATCCGATGCGCGATCTGCTTTACCGTATGCTGAATTCGCAGCATCTGAAAGGCATAAGGGAACGTCGAAGCTACTTTTCGGATATCCACGATGATCTGCTGAAAGTATCCGAGATGATCACCTCCAACCGCGAAGTGACTGCCGACATGCGCGACAGCTACCTATCACTGAATTCCCATCAGACCAATAACGTGATGAAGGTCCTCACCATCATCACCTCGATTTTCTCGCCTTTGACGTTGATCGCCGGCATCTATGGGATGAACTTCGAAAACATGCCGGAATTGACTTGGAAATACGGATACTTTTTGGCTATCGGCCTGATGTTTGGAATCGGTTTGGCAATGTATCGCTGGTTCAAAAAAAGCGGTTGGTTCTGA